In Arvicanthis niloticus isolate mArvNil1 chromosome 4, mArvNil1.pat.X, whole genome shotgun sequence, a single window of DNA contains:
- the Gpatch4 gene encoding G patch domain-containing protein 4 yields MSVTPEVKSRGMKFAEEQLLKQGWTQGKGLGRRENGITQALKVTLKQDTHGVGHDPAKEFTDHWWSDLFNKTAASLVVDSGKDGVQIRRLSKETTQRSHPKPSLLYQKFVKTATLTSGEEKPDRDLGSCSDVDNHEPMPPKIVTDEMLLKACEGRTAHKAARIGITMKAKLARLEAQEQAFLAQLKGSKDMGASQPLTDSEPSQKKKKKRKKKEEEEAATTEKSLGEELLEHTDKSFRKSKKKKKRQKDERGGTAVGSEEEEAAGENGLGELSTELSDQSSRKKKKRRKQRHEEEGEIVCDEGGRDVTGRPKAVNSGADKDPKRSSKKRQMCGEDLDTQEEEGKADLTRGERKVGRKDKKKSQQCSEELLDVSSKDDGRTQEAEDEVREVSHTQDRAKKKKRKRD; encoded by the exons ATGAGTGTCACCCCAGAGGTCAAGAGTCGTGGGATGAAGTTTGCTGAAGAGCAGCTGCTGAAGCAAGGATGGACTCAAG GCAAGGGCCTGGGCCGGAGAGAGAATGGCATTACCCAGGCCCTCAAGGTGACACTGAAGCAAGATACCCATGGG GTGGGACACGACCCTGCCAAGGAATTTACAGACCACTGGTGGAGTGATCTCTTCAACAAGACTGCTGCCAGCTTAGTAGTAGACTCCGGGAAG GATGGAGTGCAGATAAGGCGTCTTTCCAAGGAGACCACCCAGCGCAGTCACCCCAAGCCCAGTTTGCTGTATCAGAAGTTTGTGAAG ACAGCCACACTAACCTCAGGTGAAGAGAAGCCTGACAGAGACTTGGGGAGCTGCAGTGATGTTGACAACCATGAACCCATGCCCCCAAAGAT TGTGACGGATGAGATGCTACTCAAAGCTTGTGAGGGGCGAACAGCACACAA GGCTGCCCGGATTGGAATCACCATGAAAGCCAAGCTTGCTCGCCTGGAGGCCCAAGAGCAGGCCTTTCTGGCTCAGCTCAAAGGCTCAAAGGACATGGGCGCCTCTCAACCACTGACCGACAGTGAGCCttcccaaaaaaagaaaaagaagaggaagaagaaagaggaggaagaggctgcaACAACTGAAAAGAGTCTTGGTGAGGAGCTCCTGGAACACACCGACAAGAGCTTCAGgaaaagcaagaagaagaaaaagaggcagaaagatgagagaggggGAACGGCTGTAggaagtgaggaggaagaggctgcAGGAGAGAATGGACTTGGAGAACTGAGCACAGAGCTATCTGATCAGTCTtccaggaaaaagaagaaaaggaggaagcagCGCcatgaagaagagggggagatAGTCTGTGATGAAGGAGGCAGAGATGTGACAGGCAGGCCAAAGGCAGTCAACAGTGGAGCAGATAAAGACCCCaagagaagcagcaagaagcgTCAGATGTGTGGGGAGGACTTGGATAcccaagaggaggaagggaaggctgACCTaacaagaggagagagaaaggtcggaagaaaagacaaaaagaaaagccagcaGTGCTCTGAGGAGCTCTTGGATGTCAGCAGTAAAGATGATGGcaggactcaggaagcagaggatgagGTGAGAGAAGTCAGCCACACCCAAGACAGAGCCAAAAAGAAGAAGCGGAAGAGGGACTGA
- the Naxe gene encoding NAD(P)H-hydrate epimerase isoform X1 yields the protein MSGLRTLLGLGLLVAGSHLPRIASRQGVCRAGPIWWRTQRRGSETMTSAAVKYLSQEEAQAVDEELFNEYQFSVDQLMELAGLSCATAIAKAYPPTSMSKSPPTVLVICGPGNNGGDGLVCARHLKLFGYQPTIYYPKRPNKPLFTGLVTQCQKMDIPFLGEMPPEPMMVDELYELVVDAIFGFSFKGDVREPFHSILSVLSGLTVPIASIDIPSGWDVEKGNPSGIQPDLLISLTAPKKSATQFTGRYHYLGGRFVPPALEKKYQLNLPSYPDTECVYRLQ from the exons ATGTCCGGGCTGCGGACACTGCTGGGGTTGGGTCTGCTGGTTGCAGGCTCGCACCTGCCACGGATCGCAAGCCGGCAGGGTGTGTGCCGTGCGGGGCCCATTTGGTGGAGAACGCAGCGCCGGGGCTCGGAGACCATGACGAGCGCGGCGGTGAAGTACCTGAG ccaggaggaggctcaggCCGTGGACGAGGAGCTTTTTAACGAATACCAGTTCAGCGTGGATCAACTCATGGAGCTGGCCGGGTTGAGCTGTGCCACGGCCATTGCCAAG GCTTATCCCCCCACGTCTATGTCCAAGAGTCCCCCGACTGTCTTGGTCATCTGTGGCCCCGGAAATAACGGAGGGGATGGGCTGGTCTGTGCGCGACACCTCAAACTTTTT GGTTACCAGCCAACTATCTATTACCCCAAAAGACCTAACAAACCACTCTTCACTGGCCTAGTGACTCAGTGTCAGAAAATGGACATTCCTTTCCTTGGTGAAATGCCCCCAGAG cCCATGATGGTTGACGAGCTGTATGAGCTGGTGGTGGATGCCATCTTTGGCTTCAGTTTCAAGGGTGATGTTCGGGAGCCATTCCACAGTATCCTGAGTGTCTTGAGTGGACTTACTGTGCCCATTGCTAGCATCGACATTCCCTCAG GATGGGATGTAGAGAAGGGAAACCCTAGTGGAATCCAACCAGACTTACTCATCTCACTGACTGCACCCAAGAAGTCTGCAACCCAGTTTACTGGCCGGTATCATTACCTTGGGGGTCGTTTTGTACCACCTGCTCTAGAAAAGAAGTACCAGCTGAACCTGCCATCCTACCCTGACACAGAGTGTGTCTACCGTCTACAGTAA
- the Naxe gene encoding NAD(P)H-hydrate epimerase isoform X2, with the protein MSGLRTLLGLGLLVAGSHLPRIASRQGVCRAGPIWWRTQRRGSETMTSAAVKYLSQEEAQAVDEELFNEYQFSVDQLMELAGLSCATAIAKAYPPTSMSKSPPTVLVICGPGNNGGDGLVCARHLKLFGYQPTIYYPKRPNKPLFTGLVTQCQKMDIPFLGEMPPEDGM; encoded by the exons ATGTCCGGGCTGCGGACACTGCTGGGGTTGGGTCTGCTGGTTGCAGGCTCGCACCTGCCACGGATCGCAAGCCGGCAGGGTGTGTGCCGTGCGGGGCCCATTTGGTGGAGAACGCAGCGCCGGGGCTCGGAGACCATGACGAGCGCGGCGGTGAAGTACCTGAG ccaggaggaggctcaggCCGTGGACGAGGAGCTTTTTAACGAATACCAGTTCAGCGTGGATCAACTCATGGAGCTGGCCGGGTTGAGCTGTGCCACGGCCATTGCCAAG GCTTATCCCCCCACGTCTATGTCCAAGAGTCCCCCGACTGTCTTGGTCATCTGTGGCCCCGGAAATAACGGAGGGGATGGGCTGGTCTGTGCGCGACACCTCAAACTTTTT GGTTACCAGCCAACTATCTATTACCCCAAAAGACCTAACAAACCACTCTTCACTGGCCTAGTGACTCAGTGTCAGAAAATGGACATTCCTTTCCTTGGTGAAATGCCCCCAGAG GATGGGATGTAG